The Candidatus Binataceae bacterium genome window below encodes:
- a CDS encoding lipoyl domain-containing protein: MSVEVTMPKFGLTMQEGTIQRYFKAQGDSVQAGEPLYEVETEKVLYEVEAPASGTLAAALFPEGATVECGVVVAIIAESGEDAAAVGAHYGASTAARGGGPAAQAAGP; this comes from the coding sequence ATGTCCGTCGAAGTGACCATGCCCAAATTCGGCCTTACGATGCAGGAGGGCACGATCCAGCGCTATTTCAAGGCTCAGGGCGACAGCGTGCAGGCGGGCGAGCCGCTGTATGAAGTCGAGACGGAAAAGGTGCTGTATGAAGTCGAGGCCCCGGCCTCGGGCACACTTGCGGCGGCGCTGTTTCCGGAGGGCGCGACGGTCGAGTGTGGAGTCGTGGTCGCGATAATCGCCGAGAGCGGCGAGGATGCGGCCGCGGTCGGCGCGCACTACGGCGCCAGCACAGCCGCGCGAGGGGGCGGGCCCGCCGCCCAGGCGGCGGGCCC
- a CDS encoding alpha-ketoacid dehydrogenase subunit beta, which produces MAQVSYIQAINQAIDEEMARDPLTFVMGEDVVLAAFGATRGLHKKYGSGRVRNTPISEAGFVGAAVGAAMAGTRPICEVEFASFFYCAMDQVCNQAAKLRYMSGGQARLPITFRAVYGAVGGAAAQHSETVYAQFLSVPGLKLAMPSSPSDVKGILKSAIRDDSPVIVFEHLALGRLREEMPPGDHLVPLGKGAIKRAGDNVTVVAIGAMVPKALKAAERLAADGISVEVVDPRTLVPLDEDIILQSVAKTNRVVIADEGHLRGGAAADLSALIVEKGFDLLDAPPRRVTSLDVPIPFSPPLEKAAIADDTRIEAAVRELAGR; this is translated from the coding sequence ATGGCGCAGGTCAGTTACATACAGGCGATCAATCAGGCGATCGACGAAGAGATGGCGCGCGATCCGCTCACCTTCGTTATGGGCGAGGACGTGGTCCTGGCCGCGTTCGGCGCGACTCGCGGGTTGCACAAGAAGTACGGTTCGGGACGCGTGCGCAACACTCCAATCTCGGAGGCGGGCTTCGTCGGAGCGGCGGTGGGCGCGGCGATGGCCGGCACGCGCCCGATTTGCGAGGTCGAGTTCGCGAGCTTCTTCTATTGTGCGATGGACCAGGTGTGTAACCAGGCCGCCAAGCTGCGTTACATGTCGGGCGGCCAGGCCCGGCTGCCGATAACCTTCAGGGCCGTGTATGGAGCGGTCGGTGGCGCGGCCGCGCAGCATTCCGAAACCGTGTACGCGCAGTTCCTGAGCGTGCCGGGATTAAAGCTCGCGATGCCCTCGTCGCCCTCCGACGTCAAGGGAATCCTGAAAAGTGCGATCCGCGACGACAGCCCGGTGATCGTCTTCGAGCATCTCGCACTCGGACGCCTGCGCGAGGAAATGCCCCCCGGAGATCATCTGGTGCCGCTCGGCAAGGGCGCGATCAAGCGCGCGGGCGACAACGTGACCGTGGTCGCTATCGGCGCGATGGTGCCCAAGGCGCTCAAGGCCGCGGAACGGCTCGCCGCCGACGGCATCAGCGTCGAGGTCGTCGATCCGCGCACGCTGGTGCCGCTGGATGAGGACATAATCCTGCAATCCGTCGCCAAGACGAATCGGGTCGTGATCGCCGACGAAGGGCATCTGCGCGGCGGCGCGGCGGCCGATCTCTCGGCGCTCATCGTGGAGAAAGGATTCGATCTGCTCGATGCGCCGCCGCGGCGCGTGACCTCGCTCGACGTCCCGATTCCCTTCAGCCCGCCGCTGGAAAAGGCCGCGATCGCCGACGACACGCGGATCGAGGCCGCGGTGCGCGAATTGGCGGGGCGCTGA
- a CDS encoding thiamine pyrophosphate-dependent dehydrogenase E1 component subunit alpha has protein sequence MDLGKDLMLDMYRSMQRIRQFEGRVRDLAIANELPGFVHVSIGEEASATGVCAALRKTDRITSTHRGHSHLIAKGGRLDRMMAELYGKREGYCKGKGGSMHIVDFSLGILGANGIVGAGLPIAAGSALAAQIAGRDDVTACFFGDGASNEGTFHESLNLAAVWKLPVVFVCENNGFGEFTPMETVTSVKDIAERAHGYAIPGHIVDGNDVFEVYRYASEAIARARGGEGPTLLECKTYRWEGHVVGEQAFLGSAAYRSEAEIESWKKKCPLIKFEKFVLESGKISKTELDRIVNETQAELEAAVEFARQAPLPDPSEVADDVFA, from the coding sequence ATGGACCTCGGCAAAGACTTGATGCTCGACATGTACCGCTCGATGCAGCGGATTCGGCAGTTCGAGGGACGGGTGCGCGATCTCGCGATCGCCAACGAGCTGCCGGGCTTCGTGCACGTCTCGATTGGCGAGGAGGCGAGCGCGACTGGCGTGTGCGCGGCGTTGCGCAAAACCGACCGCATCACCTCGACCCATCGCGGCCACAGCCATTTGATTGCCAAGGGCGGCAGGCTCGACCGCATGATGGCCGAGCTTTACGGCAAGCGCGAGGGCTACTGCAAGGGCAAGGGCGGCTCGATGCATATCGTCGATTTCTCGCTCGGCATCCTGGGCGCCAACGGAATCGTCGGCGCCGGCTTGCCGATCGCGGCCGGCTCGGCGCTGGCCGCGCAAATCGCCGGACGCGACGACGTAACCGCCTGCTTTTTCGGCGACGGCGCATCCAACGAAGGCACCTTTCACGAATCGCTCAATCTCGCCGCGGTGTGGAAACTGCCGGTGGTCTTCGTGTGCGAGAACAACGGCTTCGGCGAATTCACCCCGATGGAAACCGTGACCTCGGTCAAGGACATCGCGGAGCGCGCGCATGGCTACGCGATTCCCGGGCACATCGTGGACGGCAACGACGTCTTCGAGGTCTATCGTTACGCGAGCGAAGCGATCGCGCGGGCGCGGGGCGGCGAAGGGCCGACGCTGCTCGAGTGCAAGACTTACCGCTGGGAGGGGCACGTGGTTGGCGAACAGGCTTTTCTTGGCTCGGCTGCCTACCGCAGCGAAGCGGAGATCGAATCCTGGAAAAAGAAATGTCCGCTGATTAAATTTGAAAAATTCGTGCTCGAGAGCGGCAAAATCAGCAAGACCGAACTCGACCGGATCGTCAACGAGACGCAAGCCGAACTCGAAGCTGCGGTCGAGTTTGCGCGCCAGGCCCCACTGCCCGATCCGTCCGAAGTCGCGGACGACGTTTTCGCTTAG
- the nth gene encoding endonuclease III yields MTTAMTPASSIASTAATRSRTGASARRRRNGRSGAAGAVERRTVGRILRLLRREAPRWNAPVMALEAAQHGDPFRVLIGCILSLRTRDETTAEAAPRLFAAAAGPQAMLALGEDAIARLIYPVGFYRTKAAVIVGICRELITRFGSRVPDSIDALLMLKGVGRKTANLVVTQAYGKPGICVDTHVHRISNRWGLVTTRTPDKTEAALRAALPRRYWIEYNTLLVAFGQTICQPLSPWCSRCPAARMCPRRGVTRAR; encoded by the coding sequence ATGACAACCGCTATGACGCCCGCGAGCAGCATCGCAAGCACCGCCGCGACCCGTTCGCGCACCGGCGCTTCGGCACGGCGACGAAGGAACGGGCGTTCGGGGGCCGCCGGCGCGGTCGAGCGGCGCACAGTCGGGCGGATACTCAGGCTTTTGCGGCGCGAAGCGCCGCGATGGAACGCGCCAGTGATGGCTCTGGAGGCCGCCCAGCACGGCGACCCGTTTCGCGTGCTTATCGGGTGCATCCTGAGCCTGCGCACGCGGGACGAAACCACCGCCGAGGCCGCGCCGCGATTGTTCGCCGCGGCGGCGGGGCCGCAGGCGATGCTCGCGCTCGGCGAAGATGCGATCGCGCGGCTCATCTATCCGGTCGGCTTCTATCGCACCAAGGCCGCCGTGATCGTCGGAATCTGCCGCGAGCTGATAACGCGTTTCGGTTCGCGGGTGCCCGATTCGATCGACGCGTTGCTGATGCTCAAGGGCGTGGGCCGCAAGACTGCCAACCTGGTCGTAACCCAGGCCTACGGTAAACCCGGCATCTGCGTCGATACGCACGTCCATCGGATCTCCAACCGATGGGGCCTGGTCACAACGCGCACGCCGGATAAAACCGAAGCCGCGCTTCGCGCGGCGCTGCCCCGCCGATACTGGATCGAATACAATACGTTGCTCGTGGCCTTCGGTCAGACTATCTGCCAGCCGTTGTCGCCGTGGTGTTCGCGATGTCCGGCGGCGCGTATGTGTCCGCGCCGGGGCGTGACCCGCGCGCGGTAG
- a CDS encoding NAD(P)-dependent oxidoreductase, whose protein sequence is MSTDVGFIGLGAMGEPMAANLIAAGYKLRVYNRTASKAHALVAAGATLVDRPGDAAQPGAVAITMVADDAALEQVTLGPGGLAERLGRGGIHISMSTVAPATTRRLAEHHASSGSTLIASPVFGRPDAAKAKRLWITASGPAAAKTAIRPLLEAMGQAIFDFGEEPGAANVAKLAGNFLIAANLEAMSEALAMVEKQGVERTAVADLLAKTLFACPIYQGYGKAVAEKRFEPVGFRLRLGLKDVELALRTASEVTMGLPIASLVRDRFLASLAKGRGEMDWSAIALSVLDDAGLGHKS, encoded by the coding sequence ATGAGCACTGACGTCGGATTTATCGGATTGGGTGCGATGGGCGAGCCGATGGCCGCCAACCTTATTGCCGCCGGATACAAGCTGCGCGTTTACAACCGCACCGCATCGAAGGCGCACGCGCTGGTCGCTGCGGGCGCAACACTCGTGGACCGGCCGGGCGACGCGGCGCAGCCGGGCGCCGTCGCGATCACGATGGTCGCTGACGACGCCGCGTTGGAGCAAGTGACGCTCGGCCCGGGCGGATTGGCCGAGCGGCTGGGACGCGGCGGAATCCATATTTCGATGAGCACGGTGGCGCCGGCAACCACGCGCCGGCTCGCGGAGCATCATGCGTCCTCCGGCAGCACTTTGATCGCATCGCCGGTATTTGGACGGCCGGACGCCGCCAAGGCCAAGCGGCTGTGGATCACGGCCTCGGGACCTGCGGCCGCGAAAACCGCGATTCGGCCGCTGCTGGAGGCGATGGGACAAGCGATTTTCGATTTCGGCGAAGAACCTGGGGCCGCCAACGTCGCCAAGCTCGCGGGCAACTTTCTTATCGCGGCGAACCTGGAAGCGATGTCGGAAGCGCTCGCGATGGTGGAAAAGCAGGGCGTCGAGCGCACGGCCGTCGCCGACCTGCTGGCGAAAACACTTTTCGCTTGTCCGATCTACCAGGGCTACGGCAAAGCGGTGGCGGAGAAGCGCTTCGAGCCGGTGGGCTTCCGGTTGCGACTGGGACTCAAGGACGTTGAATTGGCGCTCCGGACCGCATCCGAGGTCACGATGGGCCTGCCGATCGCGAGCCTGGTGCGCGATCGATTTCTCGCAAGCCTCGCCAAAGGACGCGGCGAGATGGATTGGTCGGCGATCGCGTTGAGCGTGCTTGACGACGCCGGTCTTGGTCACAAATCCTAG